The following nucleotide sequence is from Anopheles stephensi strain Indian chromosome 3, UCI_ANSTEP_V1.0, whole genome shotgun sequence.
CTGCTCTGTGATTGGTTGATCGAAAGCTAGAGTgaaaatttgtgaaaatgtgATATTTATCGTAAAATTGTGCTGTGCAAAACTGCCCACGGAAAAGAAAACTTGAATGTGAACTTTTTGCAATCGGTTGCGGGTGATAGAAATGCGCCAGGAGCATTTAGGAGTAAAAATTGTCCCACAGCATCGGCGCTTGCAGTTCGTCAAAATGGCGACCCACCGCATCGACCAATCAGCGTCGAGCTTTGAAAGGTGCCGTACATGATCGCAATTTTCAGTACAATCGAGGCCTTCGCGTCATGCTCTGCAGAAGTGCGTCTTCTATGAGCAAAGTCGGGTCGAAAAGATAGCACACAGCGCCAGGGCAAGGAACGATTCGACGAGCCTCCGTTTGGctgggaaaaaggaagaaaattgcCACTATTTTGACATGTGTCACGCTGAAAATAAAGTGCAATAATATCGTGAAAACAGTTTCGTCGTTTGGAAGCCGATTTGCGAGACACTGTACCGTGCACGATAGTTGTGGGAGGTAGGTTTTTCGCCCGCCATGGTTAATAATGCCCGTGTGGCATAAAAtgtgtgtggtgctgctgatTGCTGCTTGGCCGCGTAGCGAAAGAGCGATAAGTGTGGGCTGGCTGGGAAATGTGTTGTCCGGCCTGGTGTGTTTGGTGCGTTGCGAACTGCATCATGCGCTATGTGGGCAGGCCAGATGAAAATGCATCAACAAATCCGTGCTGATGCAGGTGAAGCACAGCTACTGTAGAAAATTTATCCCACCGTAGGATAAATTCCAAGCGACACCGCAGTGGGAGAACGCTTGGATCAGTTGTTCCGATGGGTAGCTTCGAAAAGTAGCGAAAACATGCCATTCCCAAACGCTAGTGGCAAGGAATCTGTGTGTTTATTCGAAATTAATTTTTGACTAGAACCTCCAAAGATTTCGGGAATCGTGGAAACGCAAGCTCGACGACGATGCACAACATAGCCTACTATGGAAAGTTATCGTTGGTCAGATAGCATTTCCTTGCATGGTTGCCAAGCTCTACCAACACTGATGATCACCTAGAAACtgatgttttgctttctttggttttgttttctttgcaggCATTCGGATTGAGAGAAGGATTTCTAAAATAGATGATAAAATTGATGTGCATTTCTGCGCCTAACGTATCTCCAACTGAGGCTTTTTCCTTCCGGGGCACACAACGATTGGACGGGAGTAGATAAAAGCTTTCCACTACAAAGGGCGACCGCGAGTGGGAAAGCCTGACTATGCAGGATTTACTGGTGCAGTTATTCGAATAATCAAAAGCTCGTATAGTCCGCCTGTGTAACGTTGCATCGAACTTAGTGAAaagaacaacacacaaacccaaacacacacacacacacacacacacatacacaaaaccaCGATGACGGGGAGACAGTCAAATGGTCCGGGCGGTAGTGCTTCCGTGGGCAAACGGAGGGGCCGCCCGCCTAAAACGGCCACCATGGAACGACCGAAAAAGTTCCAGTATCATCTGATGAAGAAGCCCAAATATTTGTGCAAGGATGGCCAGGAGGGAAACAGTACACCTTCGGCGTCACGCGCCTCCTCACCACAAGGCAGTGAGGAAAGCCGTCCGTCCACCTCGCGGAGAACACCCGCCACGAAAGGTACAAGAGGCAGGAAATCGACAACGCGTGGACGTCCGAGTGGCCGAGGACGCGGTGGACATAATAATTCTTCCGCCCGAAAAGGTAtgttgatgaaaaaaaaaacctttaatgTTTATCCATAGCGACGACATGCACACATATTCCGGTCTTGCATCATATTCTTTCCAAAACAACATAGCATAGAGCAGGACTGGTTCCTTCGATGCGCGTCGCGCGACGCGCTGTTAggctgtgtgcgtgcgtgtgttcgtTTTCCCTCCATTTTTTCGCTCCCACGGCGCTGAACCTTCTTTTTGACAGTTAGTTGTAGGGACGCACGCAAGTGTGCTCcggaagagcgagagagtgagagagtgaggagagggagagaacgAGAGGACGAGGGGAGGGGGACGCGCGTTGTCTCGGGCCGGCGGGGAAACTTTGTTTTGATGAAATTTCCTTTTAAGTTACTTCTCTTTTTTGACGCcacttgtgtgtgcgtgtgtgtatttatgtttttgttgcgttttgttgtaaaaaagaaacagacgATGTAAtggaaagaaacaaaagtttttgttttttcaatgttttgcaTCGttgaagggggaaaaaatgatATAATGCCTACTTCGATGGTGTTTTGAGCAAATCGTGCTAACAAATAACAATGAATTAATTTGCCCGTCGGTTGAATGATTGTTAATAAAATGTGTTATATTTTAACAGCATACTCGTACCACGATTCGGAATATCATTACGGTTCCGACTTTGGAGACGACAGCGACAAGAGCGATCTAGACGATGACTATCTACGCTCGCCCAGTGATTCGGATGAAAGTCTCGGGCAGGAATCCGACAGCGATTTCTCGATGACCAGCTCGAGCGGAGGGCCCGGCATTAACGGGGCGATCTATCTGAAGGATCCAAGCCCGGATCCGATCTGGCTGCAGGAGCGCGAGGTGCCACCACTGGAGCTGCCGGAATCGTCGAAGGATCTGCTAGTGCCTACGGACATTGTGCTCAAGTGCACGTCCATCTATGAAATCATCCGACGCTTCCGACACCAGGTTCGGCTGTCCCCGTTCCGCTTCGAGGACTTTTGTGCCGCCATCTGGAGCGAGGAGCAAAGCGCGCTGCTTACCGAGCTGCACATCATGCTGCTGAAGGGCATCCTGCGCGAAGAAGATTCCCAGCAAACGCACTTCGGTCCGCTCGATCAGAAGGACAGCGTAAACATTGCGCTGTACTTGATCGATTGCATTACCTGGCCGGAGGTGTTGCGAAGCTACATCGAAAGCGATCCCAGCCTAGATCAGAGCGTGCTGAAGATTCTGACCACTACCGAGTATCCGTACGTTCCGGCTGACGAGCGGCTGTACGTGCTGCAGTTCTTGACGGATCAATTCCTCGTAACGACACAGGTGCGGGACGATGTAATGCAGGAGGCCATCCGGTACGATGATCACTGCCGGGTGTGTCATCGCGTAGGGGAGCTGCTGTGCTGTGAAACCTGTCCGGCTGTGTTCCATCTCGAGTGTGTGGAACCACCGCTGGTAGACGTCCCGAAAGGGGACTGGCAGTGTAATCTCTGCAAGTCGCACAAAGTGTCCGGCGTGATAGACTGCATCTCGACGCAGGAAAAGCAGGGCATGCTTTCGAGACAGGAGATGCTCGGTTTCGACCGGCACGGACGCAAGTATTGGTTCGTGGTACGCAGGATTTTCGTCGAAAACGAAGACTCGTCGCAGGTGTGGTACTACAGTACGGTGAAGCAGTTTGAGCTGCTGCTTTCGAAGCTAGATCCGGACGAGCTGGAAGCGGAACTGTACCAGGAGCTGGATCAAAAGTATCGCGAAGACATCGTGCGACAGATGACGCTTACGGAAACGCTCACAAATCAACACAAGGGAGCCAAGAAGTCGTACTTCGAGGTTGACAATCAGCGGGTCGAGAAGCTGCTGGGCCAGCCGGCCGCAGAAGAACAGGCCAAGGATGCGCCGGGAGAGGAAGACGGCAAAGAGCGCGAGGAGGGATCAACGGAGGCGGGAGAGAACGGTGGCGAGCAGCATGCCAAGGATAAGGAATCCGATGAACCGGTCGTGAAGGAAGAGGACGGTGGtgctcaacagcagcagaatggtggtggtggaggaagcAAGCATGTAACGCGATCGAAAACGGGATCCCTCACTCCACGAACGTTTAACCTTGACGagctaaagaagaaaaatccaaAGGAAGAGAGTGCGAGTTCCGTGACGAGCACTGGCGCCGCTTCAAACGCCGCCTCGGACAGTATCGATCGCCTAACACGCCAGAAGGTAACACAGCTGTCGAATGGGACGCTCTACTTCAAGCTGGGAATGGAGAATGGACACAAAAACTACGTCAACCAGTACGCGGTGCATCCGATCGCGCTGAACAAACCGCAGCGCAACGAGGAGCGTGACAAAAAGCGTCACCTGTCGCACAAATTCTCCCTCACGCCGGTGTCGGAGTTCAAATGGCTCGGTGGTGGCCTGTACGCCACCCAGCAGCAAATCATCACGACGATCCGGCAAACGTTGCTCGCGCTGGAGCAGGCGATCGTGACACCGTTCATGCACCATAACTGGAACCGGCTGCGCAAGGTGTGGATCAATGCGATCGGGGTGTGCACCACACCGAACGAGTTTGCCCGGGCCATGTGCATGTTCCAAACGTGTCTTCGTGGTGTGGTATTCGCGAGCGTGTGGCACGAGCAGCTGGGACACACGAAAATGTACCGGATAACGTTGGCCGAGCGCgaggaaaagaagaagctcGAGAAGCGCGAAAAGCGCGAACGCGACGACGAGGAAGAGCGAAACCGTACGGCGGTGAACTTTGTGAAATATTCGCTCGGCCTGAAGCACCAGGTGTGGAAGCAAAAGGGCGAAGAGTATCGCATCCACGGCCAGTGGGATTGGGTGTGGCTGGGAACGGGGCGGCGAAGGAAGAAAATTCCCGGGCGCACGACGAACGAAGCGGCACACATGGTACTGCCGGTGCTGGTGCCGGAGACGCGCGAGCGCAAGGTCCAGAAGCTAGACTGGCGATCGTACGAAGCGTTCGTCAGTAGCCGCCGGCCCCCGAAGGCTGATCGGAAACCGGCTGCAGTCGATTTCTTAACCGACATCGATTCGCTGAACGAGAAGCTGCTGCAGAAGATCAATCAGATCGAAACGTTCGAAGTCCCGCAACAGTACAGCACAGAAATCGATGTGTCGCGCGCCCTGTCCACTGCGGCAGGTCGCATCCTGTACCCGAAGGTGGGTCGCAAGTGCCCGCTGCTGGAAGGATTGCTGCAGCGGCGTCTCAACTTGCGCGATGCGGAGGAGCAACGCATTAAGCTCGCCAAGGAGCGCCAGGACGAAGGGTTGGGCGAAGAACCGGCCGTCGTATCGAAGGCGGACGCTGCACCAAGCAACACGACGGTCATAACCGTGCGTGTGCTTCCGCCCAGCGAATGCATCGAGAAGCAGCTGCAACGGATCGTTAACAGCCGCGCAACGCAGGCGGGACTCGTCGGAGCAGTTACCATAAAACCTCACGTTACCGCGTACCAGCAGCATCTGCGCAACCGGCAGTACCGGGAGCGGTTGCAGGCGTTGGTCTGCCAGGCGCAAGCGTTGCGTGTAAAGTATCACTACGCAAATCGTGCCGCGGCCCGCAATCCGTGCTACTCGATCTCCTGCACCACGTCCCCTTCAACATCCCCTACTACGACCCCGTCGTGCTATTCTGCGCTGTGCCGCCAGAAAGTGGCACTGAGGGCGAAACTGTTCGCGCTGCTCAAGCAAATGCAGCTGATGGAAATTCAACACAACAGCTCGGTGCAATCGGCGGCGACGACGACAGCCGGTGGCGTGAGCGGGGCGGCGAATGCTTCCAAATCGATCCTGGAGCAGAAGCTGACCGAGGCGAAGAAGGAGAGTTTCGAAAATTTGCTCACCAACTTTTCGGTCAACCTGTTCAAGGTGCTCAACGACGATTTGGAGCGATCGAAGCGAACGCTGGCCGAGTACGATGAAGCGCTGCTGGCCAAACTGACGGCAGAAGTTGCACCGAAGCAGGAAGCGGACGGTGTCACGGTAAAGCAGGAAGTGCTGGACTCTTCCGTTGGCGCTGACGGTCCACCACCGGCCATAATGGACTGTGACGGTGTGGTAAAGGAGGAAGTCGTGTGCAGCAGCGAAGATAACGCACTCGACAGCAGTAATACGGCGGCGATGCTCGACGTCACGACAGCACCGACGATCGAGGACATCAAACCGATGGATGTGGCGGAAGACGACGCCGGCGGCGATATCAGCGGCATTACACCGCTGAACGAGAACTCTAACTCCAATTCGCTTTCCTCGGAAGTGTCCGTCGGTGATGGGACGCGCGTAACGCGTGGCCGCGGTCGATCATCACGGTTGGCGGCGTCGAAAGCGAACGAAGAGGCAGCAGCGGTTGCCGTGCCGAAGGAACCGTCCGCCACAGCGGTAACAACACCACTCAAACCAAAGGAAGAGTCCGTGCTGGCCGAAGGCAAGCTGGCGGAGTTTATGGTTCCCAGACGACCGAACCGTCGCTTTGCGTTGCCTTCGCGCAGTACGAAGAAGGAGGAGgcggaagaaaaggaagaagcacCCGATGGCAGTGTGCGCGTGTACTCGGTCAGCAGTACGAAGGGGAAGCTTTATCTCAAGAAAACTCTCCCGCCGGCGGTTAAAGCACCCACCGCCGGTGCTGCCGCTGATGCAAAGCCAAAAGCGGACGTCCGCATTCCTATCCTGGGCAATGGCAAACCACGCTACCCGGTGGTCAATTACTTCCGCACCAAGAAGCCGGGCGTTTCGTCAATCATGGTACTGCCACGGGGTGAGCTGCTGAAGCTGGCCAAACACGGTGGCCGACTGCAAGTGGGAGGGTTTCACCATCTGGCCAAAGCAAACACATCCGTGTGGCCGTACCCCTGCTCGCGGCCGCTCTTCAAAACGTGCTGGCTGTATCGGAGCGTGAATCTGTCGTCGCTGGCAGCGGTGGGATTGCAGTTGCGCATTCTCTGGACCTGCCTGCGCTGGGACGATATGGCCATGAAGCCGGTGACGGCCGACGGAAAGCAGCAGGTGACTACGGAGTCGGAAATAATGTCGCTAGAGCTGCTGCGCCACCGGCACGTGGGAATGTTTAACGAACGGCTGCAGTATCTACGGCGGAAGGTGGTCATTCCGCTGGAATTGCCGAAAACGGTGCGAGGTAAGTGTTGACGTGGGATGATTTGTTGCTCCTAAAGGCGCCCCCGGGGTACTATGGTAACGCGTTTTTTCCCTTCAATCTCAGCGGAAGTGCAATCGATTCGGTCGGGATTGCGCAAGCGAAAGCGTGCTGAATCGCCCCAGCAAACTGAGCCGCAGGTGTCGGAGGAATGGATCGACGAAGACAAGCTGGAGCTGTGGGAGATCAAGCTGTACGGCGAGAAGCAGGAGAAGCTGGTGGCTGCCTCGGCTCAACCGGTCACGCGGAACAGTACCGGCAAGCTGCCGGTGAACAGTCGAACGAACGATTCGTCTGCATCGAACGCCTCGGCGGCCGGTGGCGCGACGAACAGTAGCAAATCGTCCGGCTCGGCTACCAGCAAAGTCTCGCGCGACGAAATCAACGAGAAGATGGAGCAACAGTTGCGCATACAGCGCGCAGCACACAATCAAAAGCGAGCTATGGAATTGAAGCAAGGTAcgtgcggtggtggtggggttAAACGCAAAATCCACatgtttgttaatttttttgtttgtttttttgttctccttgTAGAAGGTGGTCCCACTAGTAAGACGCCGGGCATAATTCAGCGCAAGATTATAGTGAAGAACGCGGACGGTACGACAAAGGTCATTCAGCAGAATGTTACCACCTCCCAGTCGGCTGCCgccagccagcagcaacaatcggCCGGAACGTCGAAACCGGATGGTCCGCAAAAGGTTCAAATTATTCGCGGGCCGGACGGTAAAGTGAGCGTGCGCGGTTTGAACCCGGGCCAACAGTTGATTCAAACGCCGGACGGTAAACTGCACGTGCTAAGCAGCAACCCCAACTGTGAGTATCAGTCATGTTGCCACGTTGCTTCCCACCCGTTATGCTGACCAAAATCATAACTTTTTGTTGCCCTTGCGATTGTAGCGCCCAAACAGATGATTACGAAGATCGGTCAGAAGATCGTGAAGGTCGGTCAGTCAGGGACGCCAAACTCCTCCTCATCTGCGGCAACATCCACGGTAACGAGTGCTTCCGAGACCGGTACACCGTCCACCCCtacaacaacaccacacatACTGAACAAGGGAGTGTTGATGCGAAACGTAACCACGACGCCCGCGAGCAGCGCATCGCCCCAACCGGTGAAGCAGGTGGTACAGCGTCAACTCTTGCACAAGGTATGTAGGCAGGCTCAACAAAAGGCGAAACGTTTGTTGAACTACCTTTCGTTTGCTCCTGTCTTCTTCCCCCAAAAGGTACAAACTTCAAACGCAACGACAACCGTGCAAAATGTGCAGCAGCTCGTCTCGTCCACACCGCAGAAAATATTGATCAACAACCAGAGCACGCTGCAGAAGGTCATTACCAGCAGTGGGCATCAGCTGTTGGCGACCTCGACTCCGGTGCAGAAAGTGGTCACGCAATCGAACTTGCAGCAGCTGCTCCAAGGAACGCAGGTGCAGGGCGGCCAGAAGGTGATCGTTGAACCGacggcagcagctgcagcagctgcggcAGCCGCCGCCTCGAGCACCGCCCAATCGCCAATACCAACCACGCAAAAGGTGCTGCTGGCCACTACACCAGGCCAGCCGACGGTTACCAAACAGATATTGATTCAAAATGCGGGTAGCGTTGGTGGAACGCCACAGCAGATCATTATCAATCATGGCGGACAGAAGATGGTTCAGCAAATTGTGGCCTCCCCAGGGCAGCAGATCATGATCGGCGGACAGCGCATCATTCTAAACAGTGCACAGAAGATCGTCAACAACACACCGCTGCAGATACAAACGCAGCCGACCGTTGTGTCGATGGCCGGCGGCCAGCTGACGACGACGGGCACGATGCAACAAATCCAGAAAGTACAACAAATCGTAACGGCGGCTCAACCGACCATTGCGACCGCTACTATacaaccacagcagcagcagcaacagcagcagcagcagcaacaacaacagcagcagccacagcaaaTACAGATTCAGATTCAGCAACCGGCGGCCAGTATGCAAACCGTGGCGACAACCTCTCAACCGCAGCAACAAACGGTGGCGATCAGCCAGGTGCAAAGCTTGGCCCAACAGCTGTCCAGCGGGAAGTTGCAGCTTGCGAACGTAAACGGGCAACAGGTGCTGTTGCGACCGATCAGCAACAATCAGGCGCAGGTTGTTGCGCACATCAAGGCGCAACCGAACGGTACTTCGCAAATTATTCCTGTCGCCAACTTAACTGACCCTGCTCAggcgcagcagcaacagctccagcagcaattggcacagcagcagcagcagcagcaacaacagcagcaacaattgatgcagcagcagcaaattatACAGCCTGCGGTACAGCAAGTACTGCAGCAAACAGCAGCGGACATGAATAGTGCCGttattcagcagcagcagcaacagcagcagcaacagcagcaaatcaGCAATTCTGTAGAACAGTCGCTGCTGCAAGGACAACCGCCCGGAACGGTCATAAAGTGTGTTACGGCACAGGTTGTGCATACCGGGCAAGGACCAAGGATCGTGTTGCAAGGCCTACAGGGCAGCGATTTCACCCCTCAACAGACGGCGCTCGTCCAACAGCAGGTCAAGCAGCAACTGCTTCGAGGTAGGTTGAAAGGCGGTGAACACCCATCCGGtcgggtcggtcggtcgattAACAAATGGTTTTCTCCGCTTTCACGCAGTGCAAGAATCGAACGGTCGGCAAGGTAGCATGATCGGTCCGACGAAGATCTATCTCGCCATTCAACCGGCCCAAAACACGATCGCGAACGCCGCCGGTACGGTCGCTGCCAGCCAACCGCCACCGTTGACGCCGGTGCAGATTAAGCACGAGTCGGGAGCGGCCGGCACACCGATACAGATACACCACCAAGTAAGTCGCTTTTAGGGGTTGCAAAGGCCCCCGCTTCTCCCCTCCCATCATTTCATGCTCTCTAGCCCCTCTGCGCTACTGCCCCACACAACaacccccccccgccccccctTTACCAGTCATCTTGAACTGTAATTCATTGTAACACCTAACATTACCGGTTTTGCTGTGGTGGGGCTGGTGGGCGCAATGCGCAAAGCACGGACGGTGATACGCCGACGACGGAACAAAAGCAATGAGCTACATCATAACCTTATTAATTACACGAAAGATATCGCACACACTTGCCCATGTACATTCCCAGGGAAGAAgcgtgctgctggtgcgtgTGTTGCTTACCGAATAAGCGCGCGAACCCCCAGGTTTTGATAGGTTAGGTTCTGTatgtggttttattttttctttgtcgTTTATTACTTAacattttaccagcatttgaCAAATCTTGTTCGATAATACGAATGtaacgcccccccccccccaccccctccccctgCCTGCCAACCCATCGCGAGCTTGCCTTTCTGTAGCCGATGCTCTGACTAAACATTATCACATAAGACCGAGAgagctactactaccaccaggTTGTTTGCTGCATAGTGAGGGGGAAAGAGATTTTAATACGTTTTATGTTACATGTGTTATGCAGTTTAAACTGTTTAATTAACCTGATCCGATTTACTAAGTCCTCTTACTCGGAAGATCGTTTATTGGAAGGCTAATGAAAACTAACAAACCATGAACCGATCAAATACCACCCACCACCTGCTATTGCTGACGATTATGATT
It contains:
- the LOC118510302 gene encoding nucleosome-remodeling factor subunit NURF301 isoform X1, with amino-acid sequence MTGRQSNGPGGSASVGKRRGRPPKTATMERPKKFQYHLMKKPKYLCKDGQEGNSTPSASRASSPQGSEESRPSTSRRTPATKGTRGRKSTTRGRPSGRGRGGHNNSSARKAYSYHDSEYHYGSDFGDDSDKSDLDDDYLRSPSDSDESLGQESDSDFSMTSSSGGPGINGAIYLKDPSPDPIWLQEREVPPLELPESSKDLLVPTDIVLKCTSIYEIIRRFRHQVRLSPFRFEDFCAAIWSEEQSALLTELHIMLLKGILREEDSQQTHFGPLDQKDSVNIALYLIDCITWPEVLRSYIESDPSLDQSVLKILTTTEYPYVPADERLYVLQFLTDQFLVTTQVRDDVMQEAIRYDDHCRVCHRVGELLCCETCPAVFHLECVEPPLVDVPKGDWQCNLCKSHKVSGVIDCISTQEKQGMLSRQEMLGFDRHGRKYWFVVRRIFVENEDSSQVWYYSTVKQFELLLSKLDPDELEAELYQELDQKYREDIVRQMTLTETLTNQHKGAKKSYFEVDNQRVEKLLGQPAAEEQAKDAPGEEDGKEREEGSTEAGENGGEQHAKDKESDEPVVKEEDGGAQQQQNGGGGGSKHVTRSKTGSLTPRTFNLDELKKKNPKEESASSVTSTGAASNAASDSIDRLTRQKVTQLSNGTLYFKLGMENGHKNYVNQYAVHPIALNKPQRNEERDKKRHLSHKFSLTPVSEFKWLGGGLYATQQQIITTIRQTLLALEQAIVTPFMHHNWNRLRKVWINAIGVCTTPNEFARAMCMFQTCLRGVVFASVWHEQLGHTKMYRITLAEREEKKKLEKREKRERDDEEERNRTAVNFVKYSLGLKHQVWKQKGEEYRIHGQWDWVWLGTGRRRKKIPGRTTNEAAHMVLPVLVPETRERKVQKLDWRSYEAFVSSRRPPKADRKPAAVDFLTDIDSLNEKLLQKINQIETFEVPQQYSTEIDVSRALSTAAGRILYPKVGRKCPLLEGLLQRRLNLRDAEEQRIKLAKERQDEGLGEEPAVVSKADAAPSNTTVITVRVLPPSECIEKQLQRIVNSRATQAGLVGAVTIKPHVTAYQQHLRNRQYRERLQALVCQAQALRVKYHYANRAAARNPCYSISCTTSPSTSPTTTPSCYSALCRQKVALRAKLFALLKQMQLMEIQHNSSVQSAATTTAGGVSGAANASKSILEQKLTEAKKESFENLLTNFSVNLFKVLNDDLERSKRTLAEYDEALLAKLTAEVAPKQEADGVTVKQEVLDSSVGADGPPPAIMDCDGVVKEEVVCSSEDNALDSSNTAAMLDVTTAPTIEDIKPMDVAEDDAGGDISGITPLNENSNSNSLSSEVSVGDGTRVTRGRGRSSRLAASKANEEAAAVAVPKEPSATAVTTPLKPKEESVLAEGKLAEFMVPRRPNRRFALPSRSTKKEEAEEKEEAPDGSVRVYSVSSTKGKLYLKKTLPPAVKAPTAGAAADAKPKADVRIPILGNGKPRYPVVNYFRTKKPGVSSIMVLPRGELLKLAKHGGRLQVGGFHHLAKANTSVWPYPCSRPLFKTCWLYRSVNLSSLAAVGLQLRILWTCLRWDDMAMKPVTADGKQQVTTESEIMSLELLRHRHVGMFNERLQYLRRKVVIPLELPKTVRAEVQSIRSGLRKRKRAESPQQTEPQVSEEWIDEDKLELWEIKLYGEKQEKLVAASAQPVTRNSTGKLPVNSRTNDSSASNASAAGGATNSSKSSGSATSKVSRDEINEKMEQQLRIQRAAHNQKRAMELKQEGGPTSKTPGIIQRKIIVKNADGTTKVIQQNVTTSQSAAASQQQQSAGTSKPDGPQKVQIIRGPDGKVSVRGLNPGQQLIQTPDGKLHVLSSNPNSPKQMITKIGQKIVKVGQSGTPNSSSSAATSTVTSASETGTPSTPTTTPHILNKGVLMRNVTTTPASSASPQPVKQVVQRQLLHKVQTSNATTTVQNVQQLVSSTPQKILINNQSTLQKVITSSGHQLLATSTPVQKVVTQSNLQQLLQGTQVQGGQKVIVEPTAAAAAAAAAAASSTAQSPIPTTQKVLLATTPGQPTVTKQILIQNAGSVGGTPQQIIINHGGQKMVQQIVASPGQQIMIGGQRIILNSAQKIVNNTPLQIQTQPTVVSMAGGQLTTTGTMQQIQKVQQIVTAAQPTIATATIQPQQQQQQQQQQQQQQQQPQQIQIQIQQPAASMQTVATTSQPQQQTVAISQVQSLAQQLSSGKLQLANVNGQQVLLRPISNNQAQVVAHIKAQPNGTSQIIPVANLTDPAQAQQQQLQQQLAQQQQQQQQQQQQLMQQQQIIQPAVQQVLQQTAADMNSAVIQQQQQQQQQQQQISNSVEQSLLQGQPPGTVIKCVTAQVVHTGQGPRIVLQGLQGSDFTPQQTALVQQQVKQQLLRVQESNGRQGSMIGPTKIYLAIQPAQNTIANAAGTVAASQPPPLTPVQIKHESGAAGTPIQIHHQDNTAAPVAEAGSELIVPVAENATNATTTTTVPVAVVPIIAGTNSSNAAAADDGKPRIISNIIINGANNTPGINPLVKKELIQKVSNNLNNKQQQQQQKLQQQQQNVQTADAEPSDDTAAAARLLKDVANEAKELEGGDEGKNSFVVTSDYITQLINNARKQGNSPEIEEKLLNLQRYHEKNTKAEDRCDRTIALQHNYSNMSGIRSESHSNSSRTRKRTNPRAEDDDDEWQMDTPKRSRPSKGASGAAGTTHHGSSPGGSSSRERKLSNNENHVGSPSKKRTTAAPTAAAASTADHASGGGGRNRNADKRKQNAAHAGDAGGNVAVVASSLGTTGSPQQQQQQQQSSPQQKQNKLQAQLNRHKEQLKKDILKKRSHLEKELQVQIQKELSVELQSASGCTTNVRAASAVAASGGGGGGVVMATTAAGTTTSSAHQSYQQQQQQEQQQQQPATTGFESITSSVDDETLPPPGRGSSKQATDKSSSTSTATTTGRRRTTTGGAANAAKEQASSGTPAKRGQKHASPAGSKAAAGGGGNTRSSGGRSAGQAKRGGGAKKSSKAQTHCICQTPYDDSKFYVGCDLCNNWFHGDCVGISEAESKKITEYICSECKHARDTQELYCLCRQPYDESQFYICCDKCQDWFHGRCVGILQCEANNIDEYSCPNCHMNNAINFANMKPLSMREFENLKKLIKQIQQHKSAWPFMEPVDPNEAPDYYRVIKEPMDLQKIETKIDSKVYQTLSEFIGDMTKIFDNCRYYNPKESPFYRCAESLESFFVQKIKYFREHLVDRIDESVEAAVAAAVTAADEALSTTDPVSSAVTATA